Proteins co-encoded in one Coregonus clupeaformis isolate EN_2021a chromosome 17, ASM2061545v1, whole genome shotgun sequence genomic window:
- the LOC123492906 gene encoding mucin-2-like yields the protein MTTEAPTTTTSPPTTITTEAPITTTVASTTTTVAPTTTTTAAPTTTTTTEAPTTTTTAAPTTTMSTVVPTTTTTVAPTTTTTTEAPTTTTTEVPTTTMTTVAPMTTTTTTEASTTTTTTTPTTTMTTVAPTTSTTEVPTTITTNAAPTTTTTAAPTTTTIDPTTTTTEAPTTTTEAPTTTTPTTTIPTEAPITTTVAPTTTTTAAPTTTTTTEAPTTTTTAAPTTTMSTVAPTTSTTESPTTTTTTVAPTTSTTESPTTTSTTEAPTTTTSPTTTITTEAPITTTVASTTTTVAPTTTRTAAPTTTTTTEAPTTTTTTAPTTTMSTVVPTTTTTAAPTTITTTEATTTTTTAAPTTTMTTVAPMTTTTTSEAPTTTTTAAPTTTMTTVAPTTSTTEALTTTTTNATPTTTTTAAPTTTTIDPTTTTTEAPTTTAEAPTTTTTPTTTILTEAPITTTVPPTTTTTAAPTTTTTNATPTTTTTAAPTTTTIDPTTTTTEAPTTTAEAPTTTTTPTTTILTEAPITTTVAPTTTTTAAPTTSTTTEAPTTTTTAAPTTTMTTVAPTTTTTAAPTTTKTTVAPMTTTTTTEAPTTTTTAAPTTTMTTVAPTTTTTAAPTTTISTVAPTTSTTESPTTKSTTVAPTTSTTESPTTTMTTEAPTTTTSPPTTNTTEAPITTTVASTTTTVAPTTTTTAAPTTTTTTEAPTTTTTAASTTTMSTVVPTTTTTVAPTTKSTTVAPTTSTTESPTTTMTTEAPTTTTSPPTTITTEAPITTTVASTTTTVAPTTTTTAAPTTITTNAAATTTTTAAPTTTTIDPTTTTTEAPTTTTEAPTTTTPTTTIPTEAPITTTVSPTTTTTAAPTTTTTTEAPTTTTTAAPTTTMSTVAPTTSTTESPTTTTTTVAPTTSTTESPTTTMTTEAPTTTTSPTTTITTEAPITTTVASTTTTVAPTTTRTAAPTTTTTTEAPTTTTTTAPTTTMSTVVPTTTTTAAPTTITTTEAPTTTTTAAPTTTMTTVAPTTSTTEAPTTTTTNATPTTTTTAAPTTTTIDPTTTTTEAATTTAEAPTTTTTPTTTILTEAPITTTTTAAPTTTTVAPTTTTTAAPTTTTSTEAPMKTTTAAPTTTMTTVASTTTTIALTPTTTAAPTTTTTTETPTTTTTAAPATTTTTEAPLTTTTAAPTTTTTTEALTTTTTAAPTTTMKTVAPTTSTTESPTTTLATSAPTTTTTAVPTTTTLDPTTTTTKAPTTTTVAPTTSTTEAPTTTTTNAAHTTSTTAAPSTTTIDPTTNTTEVPTMTTEAPMTTTTSTTTITTEAPITTTVALTTTTTAAPATTTTTEAPLTTKTAAPTTTTTTEALTTTTTAASTTTMKTVAPTTSTTESLTTKTATSAPTTTTTAAPTITTLDPTTTTTEAPTTTTVAPTTTTVAPTTTTTAAPTTTT from the exons ATGACAACTGAAGCTCCAACGACAACCACATCACCTCctacaaccattacaacagaagcacctataacaacaactgtagcttctacaacaacaactgtagctcctacgaccactacaacagcagcacctactactacaactacaactgaagctcctacgacaaccacaactgcagcacctactactacaatgtcAACTGTagttcctacgaccactacaacagtagcacctactactacaactacaactgaagctcctacgacaaccacaactgaagtacctactactacaatgacaactgtagctcctatgactactacaactacaactgaagcttctacgacaaccacaactacaacacctactactacaatgacaactgtagctcctacgacttctACAACTGAAGTACCTACTACAATAACTACaaatgcagctcctacgacaaccacaactgcggctcctactacaacaactatagatcctacgaccactacaacagaagcacctacaacaacaactgaagctccaacgacaaccacacctactacaaccattccaacagaagcacctataacaacaactgtagctcctacgaccactacaacagcagcacctactactacaactacaactgaagctcctacgacaaccacaactgcagcacctactactacaatgtcaactgtagctcctacgacttctacaactgaatcacctactacgacaactacaactgtagctcctacgacttctACAACTGAATCACCTACTACGACTTCTACAACTGAAGCTCCAACGACAACCACATCACCTactacaaccattacaacagaagcacctataacaacaactgtagcttctacaacaacaactgtagctcctacgaccactagaacagcagcacctactactacaactacaactgaagctcctacgacaaccacaactacagcacctactacgacaatGTCAACTGTAGTTCCTACGACCACTacgactgcagcacctactaccataactacaactgaagctactacgacaaccacaactgcagcacctactactacaatgacaactgtagctcctatgactactacaactacatctgaagctcctacgacaaccacaactgcagcacctactactacaatgacaactgtagctcctacgacttctacaactgaagcacttactacaacaactacaaatgcaactcctacgacaaccacaactgcggctcctactacaacaactatagatcctacgaccactacaactgaAGCACCTACAACAACAGCTGAAGCTCCAACGACAACCACAACACCTACTACAACCATTCTAACAGAAGcacctataacaacaactgtacctcctacgaccactacaacagcagcacctactactacaactacaaatgcaactcctacgacaaccacaactgcggctcctactacaacaactatagatcctacgaccactacaacagaagcacctacaacaacagctgaagctccaacgacaaccacaacacctactacaaccattctaacagaagcacctataacaacaactgtagctcctacgaccactacaacagcagcacctactacatcaactacaactgaagctcctacgacaaccacaactgcagcacctactactacaatgacaactgtagctcctacgacaaccacaactgcagcacctactactacaaagacaactgtagctcctatgactactacaactacaactgaagctcctacgacaaccacaactgcagcacctactactacaatgacaactgtagctcctacgacaaccacaactgcagcacctactactacaatatcaactgtagctcctacgacttctACAACTGAATCACCTACTACGAAAtctacaactgtagctcctaccaCTTCTACAACTGAATCACCTACTACGACAATGACAACTGAAGCTCCAACGACAACCACATCACCTCCTACAACCAATACAACAGAAGcacctataacaacaactgtagcttctacaacaacaactgtagctcctacgaccactacaacagcagcacctactactacaactacaactgaagctcctacgacaaccacaactgcagcatcTACTACTACAATGTCAACTGTAGTTCCTACGACAACTACAACAGTAGCACCTACTACGAAAtctacaactgtagctcctaccaCTTCTACAACTGAATCACCTACTACGACAATGACCACTGAAGCTCCAACGACAACCACATCACCTCctacaaccattacaacagaagcacctataacaacaactgtagcttctacaacaacaactgtagctcctacgaccactacaacagcagcacctaCTACAATAACTACAAATGCAGctgctacgacaaccacaactgcggctcctactacaacaactatagatccaacgaccactacaacagaagcacctacaacaacaactgaagctccaacgacaaccacacctactacaaccattccaacagaagcacctataacaacaactgtatctcctacgaccactacaacagcagcacctactactacaactacaactgaagctcctacgacaaccacaactgcagcacctactactacaatgtcaactgtagctcctacgacttctacaactgaatcacctactacgacaactacaactgtagctcctacgacttctacaactgaatcacctactacgacaatgacaactgaagctccaacgacaaccacatcacctactacaaccattacaacagaagcacctataacaacaactgtagcttctacaacaacaactgtagctcctacgaccactagaacagcagcacctactactacaactacaactgaagctcctacgacaaccacaactacagcacctactacgacaatGTCAACTGTAGTTCCTACGACCACTacgactgcagcacctactaccataactacaactgaagctcctacgacaaccacaactgcagcacctactactacaatgacaactgtagctcctacgacttctacaactgaagcacctactacaacaactacaaatgcaactcctacgacaaccacaactgcggctcctactacaacaactatagatcctacgaccactacaacagaagCAGCTACAACAACAGCTGAAGCTCCAACGACAACCACAACACCTACTACAACCATTCTAACAGAAGcacctataacaacaact acaactgcagctcctactacaacaactgtagctcctacgaccactacaacagcagcacctactacgacaacttcaactgaagctcctatgaaaaccacaactgcagcacctactactacaatgacaactgtagctTCTACGACAACAACTATAGCTCTTACGCCCACTacgactgcagcacctactaccacAACTACAACTGaaactcctacgacaaccacaactgctgcACCTgctacgacaactacaactgaagctcctttgactactacaacagcagcacctactactacaactacaactgaagctcttacgacaaccacaacagcagcacctactactacaatgaaaactgtagctcctacgacttctACAACTGAATCACCTACCACGACACTtgcaacttcagctcctacgacaaccacaactgcagttcctactacaacaactttaGATCCTACTACCACAACAACAAAAGCccctacaacaacaactgtagctcctacaacTTCTACAACTGAagcacctactacaacaactacaaatGCAGCTCATACGACAAGCACAACTGCAGCTCCTTCTACAACAACTATTGATCCTACGACCAATACAACAGAAGTACCTACAATGACAACTGAAGCTCCAATGACAACCACAACATCTactacaaccattacaacagaagcacctataacaacaactgtagctcttACGACCACCACAACAGCAGCACCTGCaacgacaactacaactgaagctccttTGACTACTAAAacagcagcacctactactacaactacaactgaagctcTTACGACAACCACAACCGCAGCATCTACTACTACAATGaaaactgtagctcctacgacttctACAACTGAATCACTGACTACGAAAACtgcaacttcagctcctacgacaaccacaactgcagctcctacaatAACAACTTTAGATCCTACTACCACTACAACAGAAGCACCTACAacgacaactgtagctcctacaacaacaactgtagctcctacgaccaccacaacagcagcacctactacgacaact